One window of Daphnia carinata strain CSIRO-1 chromosome 7, CSIRO_AGI_Dcar_HiC_V3, whole genome shotgun sequence genomic DNA carries:
- the LOC130699980 gene encoding prostaglandin E synthase 3-like — MATEHITPPPAMWAQRKNLVSLTINVEDCKDPVITLEPTKLYFKGTGGPDKKTYEVTIDLFNEIDTEESKYFVRERSIEFFLRKKEEGPYWPSIFKDKKKVHWLKIDFNRWRDEDDSEPEENGGEESQDLDEMMRRMGGLNSAGGQVDLNDLGGSEDEDDEDLPDLE, encoded by the exons ATGGCCACAGAACA CATAACACCTCCCCCTGCCATGTGGGCACAGAGGAAAAACTTGGTGTCGTTGACTATAAATGTTGAGGACTGCAAGGATCCCGTTATCACTCTTGAACCAACAAAACTTTACTTCAAAGGAACAGGAGGGCCAGACAAAAAGACTTATGAAGTCACGATTGATTTATTCAATGAAATTGACACAGAG GAATCAAAATACTTTGTGAGAGAACGCAGCATAGAGTTTTTCCTGCGAAAGAAGGAAGAGGGACCTTATTGGCCCTCCATCTTCAAGGATAAGAAGAAGGTGCACTGGCTCAAAATCGATTTCAATAGGTGGCGTGATGAGGACGACAGCGAGCCAGAAGAAAATGGTGGAGAGGAGTCACAAGACCTCGACGAG ATGATGCGTCGCATGGGCGGTTTGAACAGCGCAGGTGGTCAGGTGGATTTGAACGATCTTGGAGGCagcgaagacgaagacgatgaagaTTTACCCGATTTGGAATAG
- the LOC130699974 gene encoding FGGY carbohydrate kinase domain-containing protein-like → MAVYFIGVDVGTASVRAGIFDQTGRLVKSSAHELKIWSPKGTSGNYYEQSSDNIWESCCKVIKEVVENVNPEDVAGIGFDATCSLVALDSKDKPITVSPTGNNQQNVIMWMDHRASQEAEVINALNHSAFKYVGGKVSLEMQLPKLLWLKRNLSESWYQTKKFMDLPDFLTWKATNSESRSLCSVVCKWNYIIDEAGYHGWPGDLFELIGLKDLLDENANTIGSNIKFPGTPQGSGLTLAVAQELGLKPGTPVATSLIDAYAGALALFACHADVPLEQRLALICGTSTCHMLSVSQPTFIDGVWGPYADVLLPGMWLLEGGQSATGKLLDHIVETHPSYPSLKERLPANTSIPEELSRMLYAMSLPTGRPLSNLTKDIHVWPDFHGNRSPLADPNMKGMVCGMTLDVSEENLALLYLATIQALCYGTRHIIDCMGRSDLEIGSLMLCGGLTKIELFAVTMADAIGLPVVLPHKKETVLLGSAMLGASASTHFASLNEAMANMGGHGRTVHPSQQDKQFHDRKYQVFMKMLQDQKEYKSIMDSN, encoded by the exons ATGGCGGTTTATTTTATTGGTGTCGATGTTGGAACGGCGAG TGTACGGGCTGGCATTTTTGATCAAACTGGCCGATTAGTTAAAAGTTCAGCTCACGAATTAAAAATCTGGAGTCCTAAAGGGACAAGTGGAAACTATTACGAACAATCGTCCGACAATATTTGGGAGTCTTGCTGTAAAGTTATTAAG GAAGTTGTGGAAAATGTGAATCCAGAAGATGTAGCTGGGATCGGATTTGATGCCACTTGTTCTTTAGTTGCTTTAGACAGCAAAGATAAACCAATAACTGTTAGCCCAACAG GAAATAATCAGCAAAATGTTATCATGTGGATGGATCACAGGGCATCTCAGGAGGCGGAAGTCATTAATGCCCTAAACCACTCTGCCTTCAAGTATGTTGGAGGAAAAGTTTCTCTTGAGATGCAGCTTCCAAAACTTCTGTGGCTTAAAAGAAATCTCTCGGAAAGTTGgtaccaaacaaaaaaatttatggaCTTGCCAGACTTCCTGACATGGAAAGCCACCAACAGTGAATCCAG GTCTTTATGTAGTGTAGTTTGCAAGTGGAACTATATTATTGATGAGGCAGGGTATCATGGTTGGCCGGGTGACCTATTTGAACTAATAGGTTTAAAAGATCTTTTAGATGAAAATGCAAATACAATTG GAAGCAACATAAAATTTCCGGGCACACCCCAGGGTTCTGGCTTGACATTAGCTGTTGCCCAAGAACTTGGATTGAAACCTGGCACTCCAGTAGCTACTTCCCTTATTGATGCTTACGCAGGGGCCTTGGCATTGTTTGCTTGCCATGCAGATGTTCCACTAGAACAGAGATTAG CCCTCATTTGCGGCACTTCAACGTGCCACATGCTGAGCGTTTCCCAGCCGACGTTTATCGACGGAGTATGGGGTCCGTATGCTGACGTTTTATTGCCCGGCATGTGGTTGCTAGAAGGCGGACAGAGCGCTACAGGAAAACTGTTGGACCATATCGTCGAGACTCATCCTTCTTATCCGTCATTAAAGGAACGATTACCTGCAAATACTTCGATTCCTGAAGAACTATCGCGAATGCTTTATGCTATGTCACTCCCCACCGGTCGTCCCCTGTCGAATTTGACAAAAGATATCCATGTATGGCCGGATTTTCATGGAAATCGTTCCCCATTAGCCGATCCCAATATGAAAGGCATG GTTTGTGGTATGACGTTGGACGTGTCGGAAGAGAACTTGGCGTTGCTTTACTTGGCTACCATTCAGGCTTTATGC taTGGAACTCGCCATATTATTGACTGCATGGGTCGAAGCGATTTGGAAATTGGAAGTTTGATGCTTTGTGGCGGATTGACCAAAATAGAATTGTTCGCTGTGACTATGGCTGATGCGATTGGTCTACCAGTCGTACTTCCACACAAGAAAGAAACCGTTTTACTCGGATCAGCAATGTTGGGAGCTAGCGCTTCGACTCACTTCGCCTCGCTTAATGAAGCCATGGCCAATATGGGTGGCCATGGAAGAACAGTTCATCCCAGTCAACAAGATAAACA GTTTCACGATCGAAAGTATCAGGTGTTTATGAAAATGCTGCAGGACCAAAAGGAATATAAAAGCATTATGGACTCCAATTAA
- the LOC130699973 gene encoding LOW QUALITY PROTEIN: uncharacterized protein LOC130699973 (The sequence of the model RefSeq protein was modified relative to this genomic sequence to represent the inferred CDS: deleted 1 base in 1 codon), which translates to MSSYKFSSKKPSVKELLEGATFRKTFTPKQPAPPPPLPPSVHPSASREVHNDKKIFNRLCDLFGKDVSSMNQVNEFQADPPAKAAADVLGYSYQTAAPVSSPVADVHNSKMKAIAEEEDEQAEMKDRLMKEIKQKISERRRRILQQRRDLFNDSTVSTSSADIVEDEQEDDQTKGDDRDLWKAVPALADPDADSSFEEDERGRWDPDAAFSEVERILESLESNAALNEELVGRFRLTDHHHLEQGGADVMGGSASTGDEDKHSDDSGMSSSADTSNSSTVSSSSSCSTGNNRQEVSVVVKPVRKSKQQVAAASGIATLVVNDDDQVSSNEYDDEILRNRQILNNSLHIYSVAHDSPVIIDSIDQDVLHSSRGSEHRIRLELSSATPTPSLSSVTTFGGPAEGRSRRAGTTLTNSAGEIFGSLRSNLSAGAYSTGEALNRIAQHVTDNIVRPIAETMGEAGDGLVRAAEPLVQHLQLLSTRLQVRYRHAAQHKQWLPQLRETAEWIEDIPKSQNGFEELRLHVKEGGDLCKELSSILQERSELEASYAKGLAKLASKLLKTTGELQGPHGTVTAGWAAVAMEMESEAELHKSLSVALSEELVKPLKVSVESQHRVRKAVESSVDKTGRMLAEWRSAQAKAKKHCYLSARDNEKMQDQVFINKPRALTDKETAKLEAKCKKTQEAVRKAEGEYYTCCTKAERSRLEWESTTQRGGRCFHALEQERLEQLKDLLSKYYICFRDYCPKMCQAVDRLVEPVSTCSVDADLQSVSALRDSAPTFAEQLLPDFYAEHMSNVMNRERRKESLERCLHWVRSDLERESRGRRGVENLAKALQESPHFGGEESQLEVHEKLLHLRSMLAFLEMTRVKLHNSAYELEPVRYRKVDHPLFKYLSVHKDKQGMMQSVLKLPHWIDNEDIEIELIEDGRGTGDGNSGQIDSDFDEFSSQGSDGETSSHTVIQRNGASSNGSSSTSSSSTTTTTNNAAVMVPSVGKCRALYSYAANMYDELSIQPGDVINIHDKQADGWWLGELGGTVGIFPATYVEEV; encoded by the exons atgtcgaGTTACAAATTTTCCAGCAAGAAACCGTCCGTCAAGGAATTGTTGGAAGGAGCGACGTTCCGCAAAACATTTACTCCGAAACAACCAGCCCCTCCACCGCCACTGCCACCATCCGTGCATCCATCGGCCAGTCGCGAAGTGCATAATgataaaaagattttcaatCGACTGTGCGATTTGTTTGGCAAGGACGTTTCGTCGATGAATCAAGTGAACGAATTCCAAGCTGATCCGCCTGCCAAAGCGGCTGCAGACGTCTTGGGTTATTCGTACCAAACTGCGGCGCCAGTGTCATCGCCAGTGGCAGATGTTCACAATAGTAAGATGAAGGCAATAGCAGAAGAGGAAGACGAACAGGCCGAGATGAAAGACCGATTAATGAAGGAAATAAAGCAAAAGATCTCGGAGCGACGCCGCAGGATTTTGCAGCAACGCAGAGATTTGTTTAACGATTCGACCGTCTCCACTTCGTCGGCCGATATCGTAGAAGACGAACAAGAAGACGATCAAACGAAAGGTGATGATCGAGATTTATGGAAAGCTGTTCCAGCGCTAGCCGATCCAGATGCGGACAGCAGTTTCGAAGAGGACGAGAGAGGTCGCTGGGATCCGGATGCTGCATTTTCCGAGGTGGAAAGAATCTTGGAAAGTCTGGAAAGCAATGCGGCCCTTAACGAGGAATTGGTGGGCCGTTTCCGTCTGACCGATCATCATCACCTTGAACAAGGTGGTGCCGATGTGATGGGTGGCAGTGCTAGCACTGGCGACGAGGATAAACACAGCGACGATTCGGGCATGTCCTCGTCGGCCGACACGAGCAATTCCTCCacggtttcttcttcttcctcttgttCTACCGGCAACAATCGGCAGGAAGTCTCCGTCGTTGTCAAACCCGTGCGAAAGAGCAAGCAGCAGGTGGCTGCCGCCAGTGGTATCGCAACCCTCGTCGTTAATGACGATGACCAAGTATCGTCTAATGAATACGACGATGAAATCCTACGCAATCGCCAAATATTAAACAATTCCCTCCACATTTACAGCGTCGCTCACGATAGTCCAGTCATCATCGATTCCATCGACCAAGATGTTTTGCATTCATCTCGGGGATCCGAGCATCGCATCCGTCTCGAATTGTCTTCCGCCACGCCGACGCCGTCTTTATCATCGGTAACAACGTTTGGTGGTCCGGCTGAAGGACGCAGTCGACGGGCTGGAACTACATTGACCAACAGCGCTGGGGAAATATTCGGCAGCTTGCGGTCCAATTTGTCAGCGGGAGCGTACAGCACGGGGGAGGCCCTCAACCGAATAGCCCAGCACGTCACGGACAATATCGTCAGGCCTATTGCTGAAACCATGGGTGAAGCTGGGGATGGACTTGTCAGGGCCGCTGAGCCTCTCGTTCAGCACCTTCAGCTTCTAAGTACCCGCCTTCAAGTGCGCTACAGACACGCCGCACAGCACAAGCAATGGCTGCCCCAGTTGAGAGAAACGGCCGAGTGGATTGAAGACATCCCCAAG AGTCAAAACGGCTTTGAGGAACTGCGTCTTCACGTCAAAGAGGGCGGCGACCTATGCAAAGAACTGTCATCCATCCTACAAGAGAG GTCAGAGCTTGAGGCCAGTTACGCAAAAGGTTTGGCCAAATTGGCATCGAAATTGCTGAAAACCACGGGCGAACTGCAGGGACCGCACGGGACCGTTACGGCCGGATGGGCCGCTGTCGCCATGGAGATGGAATCGGAAGCCGAGCTACACAA ATCTCTGTCAGTGGCGCTGTCGGAAGAATTGGTGAAACCGTTGAAGGTGTCTGTCGAATCGCAACACAGAGTGCGAAAGGCCGTCGAGTCTAGCGTTGACAAAACGGGTCGGATGCTGGCCGAATGGCGCAGCGCTCAGGCTAAAGCCAAGAAACACTGCTACCTGAGTGCCAGGGATAACGAAAAAATGCAAGACCAGGTGTTCATCAACAAACCACGAGCCCTCACCGATAAAGAGACGGCCAAGTTGGAAGCCAAGTGCAAAAAGACCCAGGAAGCCGttagaaag GCTGAAGGCGAATATTACACATGCTGCACCAAAGCGGAGCGATCCCGCCTCGAATGGGAATCGACAACGCAAAGAGGCGGACGATGTTTTCATGCCTTGGAACAAGAAAGACTAGAACAACTGAAAGACTTGCTGTCCAAGTATTATATTTGCTTCCGTGACTATTGCCCGAAAATGTGCCAGGCCGTCGACAGACTGGTCGAGCCGGTTTCGACGTGCAGCGTCGATGCTGACCTGCAGAGCGTCTCCGCCCTGCGCGATTCCGCCCCCACC TTTGCCGAACAACTCCTTCCGGATTTCTATGCCGAACACATGTCAAACGTCATGAACAGAGAACGGCGCAAAGAAAGTCTGGAACGCTGTCTCCACTGGGTCCGTTCCGACCTGGAACGGGAATCACGTGGAAGACGAGGAGTTGAGAACCTCGCCAAGGCGTTGCAAGAGTCACCTCACTTTGGCGGCGAGGAATCGCAACTAGAAGTGCACGAAAAATTACTCCATTTACGCAGCATGTTGGCATTCCTAGAGATGACGCGTGTTAAATTGCATAATAGCGCCTACGAACTTGAGCCAGTTCGATACCGCAAAGTAGATCATCCCCTCTTCAAATATCTTTCA gtgCATAAAGATAAGCAAGGCATGATGCAGAGCGTTTTAAAATTACCGCATTGGATCGACAATGAAGATATTGAGATCGAACTCATTGAAGACGGCCGGGGAACAGGTGACGGCAATTCTGGGCAAATCGACAGCGACTTTGACGAGTTCAGCAGTCAAGGCAGTGATGGCGAAACCTCGTCTCACACCGTCATCCAACGCAATGGAGCGTCCAGCAATGGTAGTAGTTCAACCTCTTCATCGTCCACGACGACAACGACAAATAATGCGGCAGTTATGGTGCCTTCAGTGGGCAAATGTCGAGCATTGTATAGTTACGCGGCCAATATGTACGACGAACTGAGCATCCAGCCGGGGGATGTCATTAATATTCACGATAAACAGGCAGATGGTTGGTGGCTGGGCGAATTGGGTGGAACTGTAGGTATTTTCCCTGCAACCTACGTGGaagaagtttga
- the LOC130699978 gene encoding uncharacterized protein LOC130699978 has translation MECVQNLRHKHLNLLHLLSTNIVKYVINVSSTYEEEQRKIRYNENLAKKIAGAEAQVAVIAAEQAKAEEEKKRILQKDVELKVKLKRETTKAQELQLAVDKERARIEELERLSKSTHDKVNLLLKPYHDILGVTFQHCSEPEVCLRILFQMPNGKYCVIKLTKNGFRVIKCVPMLKDLDKLEAHLAKTNDFSGFVVHMRNRFLKEVAL, from the exons ATGGAATGTGTTCAAAATTTGCGACACAAACACTTGAATCTGCTGCACCTACTTAGCACGAACATCGTCAAATACGTTATAAACGTTTCGAGTACGTATGAGGAGGAACAACGGAAAATAAGATACAATGAAAACCTGGCCAAAAAAATTGCCGGAGCTGAAGCCCAGGTAGCTGTGATTGCAGCCGAACAAGCTaaagctgaagaagaaaagaagagaattcTACAAAAGGATGTTGAGCTGAAAGTAAAATTGAAACGGGAAACAACCAAAGCCCAAGAACTTCAATTGGCAGTAGACAAGGAGCGAGCCA gaATAGAGGAGCTGGAGAGGCTTTCCAAGAGTACTCATGACAAGGTGAATCTGCTTTTGAAACCATACCATGACATTTTAGGTGTAACCTTCCAGCACTGCTCGGAACCTGAGGTTTGTCTTAGAATTCTTTTCCAAATGCCAAACGGCAAGTACTGCGTCATCAAACTCACAAAGAATGGATTCAGAG TTATCAAATGTGTACCGATGCTAAAAGATCTGGATAAATTGGAGGCGCATTTAGCGAAAACTAACGATTTCTCCGGCTTCGTGGTTCACATGCGAAATCGTTTCTTGAAAGAAGTCGCCTTATAA